One region of Vibrio zhugei genomic DNA includes:
- a CDS encoding GNAT family N-acetyltransferase: MTSEHTFLQNLHHIAITRNCRFGVVVEDTERCSLEICQTVIEHWPREQRILCFGFNGGERCCNLSTHQGQQILGQESHLMIWNLSQPWDANSFSAAIGTLSGGGLLIFIGQLQESSAANQWLNQKLSHLLRLTRQSVPALPSEHMTGQDNDPYSEQQTAVDSILRVAKGHRKRPLILTADRGRGKTSALGIASAELMQSSQLRIAVTAPTKRAIVPLFTHLLAHAPDVSQRKDGFYLGQASLKFVAMDQLLQELDLYDFVLVDEAAAFPVPMLQSLVEQHHRLVFSTTINGYEGCGRGFTLTFQRWLRQQRPETRLMHMTQPIRWCSGDPLEAWYRDTLLLNHRLPTLKDATGYELRQLTAQNMLDDTGLLQQIFTLLVSAHYQTSPNDVFQVLTDEAIRIVAAFRGDTVVGCVLGVLEGQLDPSLVTDICLGKRRPRGHLGAVTLANQLGIASAAEQASLRVMRIAVHPDVQGQGIGSQLLRFVGDQVRTDFLSTSFGCTPSLLAFWRNNGFVTVKLGSKRDQASGRYSALMVKANNLQWLAEALQQFRTQLLFELNDTFRAVETAVLMPLVGEALIGQTYPVSDVSYSLVHRYALGGSNYESVAGNLYQIILARLTMQQPVSSLLFNKVVQKRSWGECARQHNLTGKKQVEQTICAELQTWDYLQCK; encoded by the coding sequence ATGACGTCTGAACATACTTTTCTACAGAACTTGCACCACATAGCGATAACGCGAAATTGCCGATTTGGTGTTGTTGTCGAGGATACAGAACGTTGCTCTCTCGAGATTTGCCAGACAGTGATTGAGCACTGGCCACGAGAGCAACGTATTCTATGTTTCGGTTTCAACGGTGGCGAGCGTTGTTGCAACTTATCCACTCATCAAGGCCAGCAAATCTTGGGGCAAGAAAGCCATTTAATGATTTGGAATTTATCCCAGCCTTGGGATGCGAATAGTTTCAGTGCAGCGATAGGAACGTTGTCTGGTGGTGGATTACTGATTTTTATTGGTCAGTTGCAAGAGTCTTCGGCGGCCAATCAATGGTTAAATCAGAAATTGTCTCATCTGTTGCGGTTGACGAGACAATCTGTGCCAGCCCTACCCTCAGAGCATATGACTGGACAAGACAATGACCCGTATAGCGAGCAGCAGACCGCTGTCGATTCCATCCTGCGTGTTGCCAAAGGACATCGCAAACGTCCATTGATTCTCACCGCTGATAGAGGACGAGGGAAAACCAGCGCTTTGGGAATTGCGAGTGCCGAACTGATGCAATCAAGCCAGCTTCGCATCGCCGTTACTGCGCCCACAAAACGTGCCATCGTCCCTTTGTTTACTCATTTACTCGCGCACGCCCCGGATGTCTCGCAACGCAAAGACGGCTTCTACCTCGGCCAAGCATCGCTTAAATTTGTGGCGATGGACCAACTGCTACAAGAACTTGATCTCTACGATTTCGTTTTGGTGGATGAAGCCGCCGCGTTTCCTGTTCCTATGCTGCAATCATTAGTCGAGCAACATCATCGCCTTGTATTTTCGACCACGATCAATGGCTATGAAGGATGCGGGCGTGGTTTTACTCTGACGTTCCAGCGGTGGCTAAGGCAGCAACGGCCCGAGACCCGTCTTATGCATATGACTCAACCCATCCGATGGTGTTCTGGCGATCCGCTTGAAGCATGGTATCGCGATACGCTGTTGTTAAACCATCGGTTACCGACGCTTAAAGACGCTACAGGTTATGAGTTACGTCAACTGACGGCGCAGAACATGCTTGATGACACTGGGTTGTTGCAGCAGATTTTTACGCTATTGGTGAGTGCCCATTATCAAACGTCTCCTAATGATGTCTTCCAAGTACTCACGGATGAGGCGATACGCATCGTCGCAGCATTTCGAGGAGATACGGTCGTCGGGTGTGTATTAGGCGTCTTAGAAGGCCAGTTGGATCCTTCACTTGTGACGGATATTTGTTTGGGTAAACGACGGCCTCGAGGGCATTTGGGGGCGGTCACGTTGGCCAATCAATTAGGCATTGCCAGCGCGGCTGAGCAAGCGAGTCTGAGAGTGATGCGAATTGCTGTTCACCCAGACGTTCAAGGGCAGGGGATTGGCAGTCAGTTGCTGCGTTTTGTTGGCGATCAAGTGCGCACAGATTTTCTTTCCACCAGTTTCGGTTGCACTCCTTCCTTGTTAGCGTTTTGGCGTAACAACGGATTTGTCACCGTTAAGTTAGGCTCTAAACGTGATCAGGCGAGTGGCCGCTATTCTGCACTCATGGTTAAAGCGAATAACCTCCAGTGGTTAGCTGAGGCATTACAACAATTTCGCACACAGTTGCTGTTTGAATTGAATGATACTTTTCGCGCCGTCGAGACAGCGGTGTTAATGCCGTTAGTGGGAGAGGCGCTTATCGGGCAAACGTATCCAGTGAGTGATGTATCTTACTCATTGGTACATCGCTATGCGTTGGGCGGCAGTAATTATGAATCTGTCGCGGGTAACCTATATCAGATTATCCTCGCGCGTCTTACTATGCAGCAACCCGTGTCGAGTCTATTGTTTAATAAAGTGGTCCAAAAACGTTCATGGGGCGAATGCGCTCGGCAGCATAATTTGACTGGGAAAAAGCAGGTTGAACAGACAATCTGTGCGGAGCTGCAAACGTGGGATTATTTACAGTGTAAATGA
- a CDS encoding DUF342 domain-containing protein yields MWKDFVGLDNDNSRVIAKMTESQTFDSALDKRALKDALQELGVADYCPLDEGIDKFLNAGRSGDASVYQGFVVAEKRNATLEITVSSNQMQASMTVTGAYGGRSLIADEIVKAISDAGIKKGIHKPSLKKVLVASQALKPGETFTQLFAQGKDVEDGKNAYLKPLIKDVMKRVLAPKDNDAFKVDMRDFGSTITVEENDPVMERLSATPGREGFNVLGEILAPKPGEDVTLQEGNGTHISPDNPNILLATTSGMPIIRDKTVDVEQALCLNNVSVATGHVKFKGSVIVAGDVEPGMIVRATGDVTVGGFIESANVQAQGSITVAKGIIGHSEQDDDTKTCVVKAGGAIKANYAQYAELQANHDIYLTVHAMGNDIRCGDNLYVTDENSTQGTLSGGHAKVGGKVVCYQLGVEGDTATVIEAYAKFALQKERLAKQKALYVKAQEATMDIVRKELVVKKRDKSERSQEDIDLIDHQKKVATAQMEKAKLAVEKTNEQLDVLLKENTVEATNKVFTHVTICFGGEKVTTKRIHGPSVFYFNQYEIQCEAKMNNEDIPVGDESITI; encoded by the coding sequence ATGTGGAAAGACTTTGTCGGACTTGATAACGACAATTCAAGAGTGATTGCGAAGATGACTGAATCACAGACATTCGATTCAGCACTAGACAAGCGAGCATTAAAGGATGCATTGCAAGAGCTTGGTGTTGCAGACTATTGTCCCTTGGATGAAGGCATTGATAAATTCCTTAATGCTGGACGTTCGGGAGATGCGTCTGTTTATCAGGGATTCGTGGTAGCAGAAAAACGCAACGCGACGCTCGAGATCACCGTCTCATCCAATCAAATGCAGGCAAGCATGACAGTGACTGGTGCTTATGGCGGTCGGTCACTGATTGCTGACGAGATTGTCAAAGCGATTTCTGATGCGGGGATCAAAAAGGGCATTCATAAGCCAAGCCTGAAGAAAGTGCTTGTTGCGAGTCAAGCACTCAAACCGGGGGAAACATTTACCCAACTCTTCGCACAAGGTAAAGACGTGGAAGATGGTAAGAACGCTTATCTGAAACCCCTGATTAAGGACGTCATGAAACGGGTTCTTGCTCCGAAAGACAATGATGCTTTTAAAGTCGATATGCGAGACTTCGGTAGCACCATTACTGTAGAAGAAAATGACCCTGTGATGGAGCGCTTGTCTGCCACTCCTGGCCGCGAAGGATTTAATGTACTCGGTGAGATTCTTGCTCCAAAACCGGGTGAAGATGTCACGTTACAAGAAGGCAATGGAACACATATTTCTCCTGATAATCCGAATATCTTGCTTGCGACAACCTCTGGCATGCCCATTATTCGAGATAAAACCGTTGATGTGGAGCAGGCGCTTTGCTTAAACAATGTGAGCGTTGCAACAGGCCATGTTAAGTTTAAGGGCTCGGTGATTGTTGCCGGAGACGTCGAACCCGGTATGATTGTCCGCGCAACAGGCGATGTCACGGTGGGTGGATTTATTGAATCGGCGAATGTGCAGGCCCAAGGAAGTATTACTGTTGCGAAAGGCATCATTGGCCACTCTGAACAAGATGATGATACTAAAACGTGTGTCGTGAAAGCCGGTGGCGCCATTAAAGCCAATTATGCTCAGTATGCAGAACTGCAAGCTAATCACGATATCTATCTCACCGTACACGCGATGGGAAATGACATTCGCTGTGGCGATAATCTGTATGTCACCGATGAAAATAGCACACAAGGTACATTAAGCGGTGGCCATGCTAAAGTCGGTGGTAAAGTGGTGTGTTATCAATTGGGCGTGGAAGGGGATACGGCCACGGTCATTGAGGCTTACGCCAAATTTGCTTTACAAAAAGAACGTTTGGCGAAGCAAAAAGCCTTGTATGTGAAAGCGCAAGAGGCAACGATGGACATCGTTCGTAAAGAACTGGTCGTTAAAAAACGCGATAAAAGTGAGCGCTCTCAAGAGGACATTGATCTCATCGACCATCAGAAAAAAGTCGCGACCGCACAGATGGAGAAAGCGAAGCTAGCGGTAGAAAAAACCAATGAGCAGCTTGATGTCTTACTGAAAGAGAACACAGTAGAAGCCACTAACAAAGTCTTCACCCATGTTACGATATGTTTTGGTGGCGAGAAAGTGACGACTAAGCGTATCCATGGTCCTTCGGTATTTTATTTCAATCAATACGAAATCCAATGCGAAGCCAAAATGAATAATGAAGATATTCCCGTAGGTGATGAGAGTATCACGATCTAG
- the pdxH gene encoding pyridoxamine 5'-phosphate oxidase, with protein sequence MELADMRREYTRGGLRRDNLQTNPVDQFNLWLSQAVDAKLTDPTAMTVATVDEHGQPFQRIVLLKNVEEDGFVFYTNLGSRKAQHIEHNQRVSLHFPWHPLERQVHITGVAEKLTAKENMRYFTSRPKDSQIAAIASRQSRRISARGVLEATFLELKKKFAQGDIPVPSFWGGFRIRPTSIEFWQGGENRLHDRFLYSREGNEWIIDRLAP encoded by the coding sequence ATGGAACTTGCAGATATGCGCCGCGAATATACTCGCGGAGGTTTAAGACGAGATAACTTACAAACAAACCCTGTTGATCAGTTTAACTTATGGTTATCTCAGGCTGTGGATGCAAAGTTGACGGACCCAACGGCCATGACGGTTGCGACCGTTGATGAGCATGGGCAACCTTTTCAACGTATTGTTCTTCTAAAGAACGTGGAAGAGGATGGGTTTGTTTTTTATACCAATTTAGGAAGTCGTAAAGCCCAACATATAGAACATAATCAACGGGTCAGTTTGCACTTTCCATGGCATCCATTAGAGCGGCAAGTTCATATCACTGGAGTCGCTGAGAAATTGACGGCTAAAGAAAATATGCGTTATTTCACTTCGCGTCCCAAGGACAGTCAAATTGCGGCCATTGCCAGTCGTCAGAGTCGTCGTATTTCAGCGCGTGGTGTCTTAGAAGCGACGTTTTTAGAATTGAAAAAGAAATTTGCCCAAGGAGATATTCCAGTTCCTAGTTTCTGGGGTGGGTTTCGCATTCGACCAACCAGTATCGAGTTTTGGCAGGGAGGTGAAAATCGATTGCATGATCGTTTTCTATATTCTCGGGAAGGGAATGAATGGATAATTGACCGTCTCGCGCCTTAA